CCACACCAGACTCCAAGGGCCGTCCTTGCCCCGGTCCACCATGGCGGTGAGCACATTCTCCAAGACGGTGAGCCGCTTGAAGATGCGCACCACCTGGAAGGTGCGGGCGATGCCCTTGACGTTGACCTGGCTGGCCTTGAGCCGCGAGATGTCCTCGCCCTGGTAGATGACCTTGCCCTCGCTGGGGTGGAAGGCCCCGGAGAGGATGTTGATCAGGGTGGTCTTGCCCGCCCCGTTGGGCCCGATGAGCCCCATGACCTCGCCCTCGTTGAGGGTGAAGCTTACGTCCTGCAAGGCGGTGAGGCCGCCGAAGTTCTTGGTGACGTGCTGGGTTTCCAGTAGCGCCATGGCTTAAGCCTCCTCTCCGTTAGAGCCGCGCCGTTCGCGCCAGCGGTCCCAAATGCCCACGATGCCGCCGCGCATGAACAGGATGGTCACGATGAGCAAGGCGCCGTAGATGATCAGGCGCACGTCCATCTTCACTATGTCCTCCACGAAGCGCAGGCCCTCGGACAGGAAGGTGAGCAGCACCGCGCCCAGCACCGGGCCGGTGAGAGTACCCAGGCCGCCGATCATGGTCATGGTCAGGGCCTGGAAGGTCTCGCCCAGGGAGAGCAGATCCGGGCTGATCAGGCGCTGGTAGTGCGCCAGCAGGGCCCCGGCGAAGCCGCCGAAAAAGGCGCTGATGGTGAACACGGTGAGCTTGTAGCTGTTGGTGCTTATGCCGATGCTCTGGGCCCCGGTTTCGTCCTCGCGCATGGCCTGCAGGCTCAGGCCGAACTCGCTGCGGGTAAGGCGGCGGAAGCAGAACAGGGCCCAAGCCGTCGCGGCCAGGGCCACGTAGTAAAAGGTCAGCTCGCTGGTGAAGCGGATGCCCCAAAAGCCGGGCAGGGGCGGGATGCCGTAGAGGCCCAGGGAGCCCCGGGTCAGGCCGACCCAGTTCATGGCCACCAGGCGCAATATCTCGGCGAAGCCGATGGTGGTGATGGCCAAATACGGCCCGGACAGGCGCAAGGCGGGGATGCCCAGCAGGAAGCCGGCTGCCCCGGCCAGTCCCCCGCCCAGGAACATTCCGATCCAGGGCGACACCCCCAGCTTGATGGCCAGCAGGGCCGAGGTGTAGGCCCCGATGCCGAAGAAGGCGGCGTGCCCCATGTTGAGTTGGCCGGCGTAGCCGGTGATCAGGTTCCAGCTTGAGGAGAAGATCACGAAGATCAGCGACATCACCAGCAGGTGCTGAATGTAGCGGTCGGTGATGATCAGAGGCAGGGCCACGCACAGGGCCATGCCCGCCACCGCCAGGAATTTTTGCTTGCCGTCCATCATTCCTCGCTCCTTCCGAACAGGCCGTGGGGGATTATCAGAAGCACAAGGATGAGGATGACGAAACCGATGGCGTTCTTATATTGCATGGAGATGTAGGCCCCGCCCAGGGACTCGGCCACGCCCAGGATGAAACCGCTGAATATGGCTCCCCGGATGTTGCCCATGCCGCCCAGGATGGTGACCACGAAGGCCTTGAGGGTGGGCACCGCGCCCATGGTGGGATAGATGGCAAAGATGGTGCCGTAGAGCACTCCGCCCAGGCCGGCCAGGGCGCTGCCCAGGGCGAAGGTGACCGCGTAGATCAAATTGATGTTAATGCCCATCAACTGGGCCGCCTTGCGGTTCTGGGCCGTGGCTTGGATGGCCACGCCCATGCGGGCCCGGTTGAGGTATATCTGCAGCAGGATGATGATGCCCAGCGACATGGCGAGGCACAACAGGCGCATCATGCTGGTGGAGAACAGCCCGAGGTCGGCCGTGGCCCCGTGGAAGGGGTCGGGCAACATGCGCGGGGTGGCCCCGAAAAATAGCTGGGCCAGGTTCTCCATGACGATGAACAGGCCGATGGAGACCATGATCTGGTCCAGGTCGGTCCAGCGGGTCATGAGGGGGCGGAACACGCCCCGCTCCACCAACACGCCCAAGACACCCACCCCGGCCAAAGCGGCCAGAAGCGAGCCCACCCAACCCATCCAGCCCGGCATCCAGGCCAGGACGAAAACGGCGATGTAGGCGCCCACCATGGCGAAGTCCCCGTGGGCGAAGTTGCTGACGCGCATCACCCCGAAGATCATGGTCAGGCCCACGGCGATCAGGCTGTAGACACTGCCCACAATCAAGCCGTTGGCCACTTGTTGTAAAAAAAGTGATTCCATTGCTCTACCAGTCGAATGATGGCCTGGACCCGCTCCCCGGGGGGGAGAGGAGGGGACGGGGCGAACCCCGTCCCCCTGCTTATATTTACCGCCGGTCACAGTATCCGGCGGATTGGGAGCTTACTTGCAGCGGCGTTCGGACCAGGGCTTGGGCACTTCGTACTTGGCCGCGGCCTTGTCCAACGGGAAAACCACTTCGGTGTCCGGCTGGCAAGCCTTGTTCAGCTTGACCTGCAGCACCGGAGCCAGCAGGGCGTGCACCTGGCCATTTTTGCCGAACTTGATGTTGCCCTGGGTCAGGGTCATGTTGGTGGTCTTGAGGGCGTCGCGCACCTTGTCGCGGTTCTCCTGCAGATCGTCGCCCAGCTTGCCGGCCCGCTTGATGGCGTCGGCGATGACCATCAGGTTGTCATAGCCCTGGCTGGAGAAGATGCCCGGACGCGAGCCGGGGAACTTCTTCTCATATTCCTTGACGAAGACCGCGACGAGGGGGTCCTTCATGCTCTTGGTGGGCTCCATGCTGCAGCCCATGGCGTACTCGCTCACCGAGCCGGTCATCTTGAAGTAGGCCTGGGTGAAATGGCCGCCAGCGCCCATCCACTGGGTCACGTAGTTGAGCTCCTTGGCCTGCTTCTGGATCAGGGCCGCCTCGGTGGTGGAGGCGATGTTGAACACCAGCTCGGGGTTGAGCTTCTTGAGGTTGGAGATCTGGGTGGTGAAGTCGCTGTCGCCGATCTCGAAGTAGTAGCTGCCCAGAATCTTGAAGCCCTCTTTCTTGCAGACCTCTTCCCAGATCTTCTGGGCGTCGCGGCCGTAGTCGGAGTTCTCCATGAAGAAGGCCACTGTCTTGGGCCGCTTCACCTCCTTGAGCCATGCTATGCTGCCCGCGATGGCCTGGCTGCTCTCGTTGCAGGTGCGGAAGACATACTCATAGCCGCGGTTGGTGATGGTGGGGCTGATGGCGATGCCCACCGCGTTTGGGGTCTTCTCGAACTGGCAGATCTCGCTGGTGGCGATGTTAACCGAGGAGCAGTAACCGCCGCCCACCACCAGGACCTCGTCCCGGGTGAGCAGTTTTTTCACCGCGGCCACACCGTTGGCCGGCTTGCAGGAGGTGTCGGCGAAGATAAGCTCCACCGGACGGCCGTTGATGCCGCCGCCGGCGTTGACCTTGTCCAGGGCCAGGAGCATGCCCATTTTCATCTCACTGGCGTTGTGAGCCAGGGGACCGGTGAAGGGGCCCAGAATGCCCACCTTGATGGGGTCGGCCGCCGAGGCCGGCCCAGCCATGATCACGCCCAGGCAAAGGGCCAAGGCCAATATCGCAAGACTCAATTTTTTCACGATCAATTTCCTCCTTGGAGATGATGGACGACCGCATTGGGGCCTACCCCCACGGCCGCGGTTCGCCAATGGCAAAGGGTCTTGGTCCGCTTCCTCTTACTCCACCGTCTTGCACCAGCGCGCCAGGAACAGGGCGTAAAGTTTCGCGGTATGCATGATACTCTCGATATTCACCCGCTCGTTGTCGGCGTGCATGTTTTCCCCCTCCGGGCCGTAGCAGGTGGCCTGGCCCTTGCCGTAGTGCACAAAGGCCCTGAGGTCGGTGGTGGCGGTGGAAAACGCCGCTTCGGCCGGACTGCCGGTCAGCTCGGTCTTCAACTCGCTGATCAGGTTGAAGGCCGGCTGGTCCCGGGGAATCTGGTGGCCCAGGGAACGGAAGCCGTAGAACTCCACCTGGGGCGGGTTGGAGGCCAGCCAGGGATCGGAGGCCGCGGCCCGGGCGATGGTCTGCTCCACCTTGCTCCGGACCTCCTCGAAGCTTGTGCCCGGCAGGAAGCCCTGGCGGCAATGGAACTCAGCCTTGGCGGGCACGGTGGAGGGCCAGTCGCCGCCGTTGATTATGCCGATGTTGAAGTTGGCCGGGTGCTTAATCTCCGGCAAGCCGGGATGGGACCCCACGTTCAGTTCCTCTTCCAGCCCCCTGAGGGCCTGGATGAGCGAATAGCACTTCTCAATGGCGTTGACCCCGCCGTGGGTGTCCAGCACGTGGATGGGCACCCCGCCCAGGCTGACCTTGAACCAGCACACTCCCACCTGGCTGGTGAGGATGGACTGGCCCAGAGGCTCGGGGATCAGCACCGCGTCGGCGTCGTAACCGGCCAGCACGCAGGCCAGGGCCCCGTTGCCGGTGCACTCTTCCTCGATCACCCCCTCCAGGGTTACCGGCGCGGCCAGGCCCAGCCCGGCCTTTTGAACCGCGGCCAGGGCATAGGTCATGGCGGCCACGCCGCCCTTCATGTCCGAGGCGCCCCGGCCGTAGAGCCAGCCGTCCTTGACCAGGGGGTCGAAGGGGTCGCGCTCCCAGCGGCCCAGAGGCTCCGGGCTCACCACGTCCAGGTGGCCGTTGAAAAGCGCGCTCTTGCCGCCTTCGGCGTCCGCGGGGCGCACGGCCACCACATTGTAGCGGCCCTCGTAGCTCCAGGGCACCGGCCCGAAGCCGGGATGGGATGCCAGAGCCTCGGGGTCAATCTCCACCTTTTGGGGAGTCAGCCCCAGCTTGACCATCTCCTGTTCCATGACCTGGAGCACCGAGGCCTCGTTGCCCAGGGTGCTGGGCTCGGCCACCAAGCGGGCGGCGAAGTCCACGATGTCGTCACTAAGCCGCCCAACCGCCTCGAGCAGGGCTTCCTCGGCTTTTTGCATGATTCTCTCCGTTGGTGTCTTCATGTCAAAACTCAACCGGACCGCCGGGAGGCAGCAACATCTCGGCCCCGGTGCGCCGCCGCACCTCGTCCAGGTCGCGGTTGGTGGTGGCCACCACCAGGACCGCCTCGGCCCCGGCGCCGGGTTCACCGCGTTCAGCCAGCTCGCGGGCCAGCCAGGGGCCGAGTTGCTCCAGGCGCTTGGCCAGTCCCGGGCCGCCGGGCACGCCGATCACGATCTGGGCGTGGTCCGGGCCGGGCTCCAGGGTGTCCACTATGTTCCACAAGAGGCTCAAATGGTGCTCTCTCGGTCCGGGCCTGAGCTAAAACGCCTAGCGGGCGTTGCGGGCCTTGCCGCTGACCGACTCCATGGCGATCTTGTAGACCCGCGCCTTGTCGTAGACCTTGGCGGTGTACTCCAGGCCCTCGGCGCGGAACTCCGGGCTGTATTTGTCCAGCAGGCCTTCCAAGGCGGTCTGCTTCTCCGCTCCCTCCACCTCCAGGCACTGGCCGAACACCACCGCGCTCTCATAGAGCGTTGCGAACTCGTCGGGCATCACCTCGCAGCGGTTGACCACCACGAATGAGACCCTGTCGTTGGCCGCCAGATTGTCCAGCTTTTGGCCGCTAAGGCCGCAGTGGAAGTAGAGGCTGCCCTCCAAGAGACAGTAGTGCAGGGGAGTGCCGTAGGGCTGACCCTCGGCTGAGGTGGTACAGAGCACCCCGTAGTCGCCTTTGGCAAGGATTTCCTGGGTTTGCTCTGGGGTGGCGGCCCGGTCTTTACGGCGCATCTCGCGGGTCATGGCTGACTCCTGGAGTGGCAAGTTTCGGTGGTGATGTTCAAAGGAGACGGGGTTAGTTCAAAGCAACCACTGTGCCAGGGCGCAAGTCGTTGATATGATAGCTTATATTTTAGTTAGGAATGATTCGGCGGTGCGGTGGCGCAACAAAAATAGTATCAAAAATGTAGATTATCAGCACAACCGCCCGGAAATAGATGTCTATTTATGTCGTTGCCCTATTGCACCGCGTTGCGATTATTCAACAATGCTTTGGGGCGGCTTTTTGGCCTTGCGGGAGATGGTGCTGTGGTTGATGCCCAGGTGGCGGGCCGCCTCCCGCTGGCTGCCGAAAACCCGGATGGCCTTGGCGATCAGCTCCTGCTCCAGGCGCTGCACCGCCTGGGGCAAGTTCCACTGGTCCTCGCCCTCCCGCGCTGTCTGCTCCCCGCCGGCCCGGCGCACTCCGGCCGGCAGGTCGGCCAGGTCCACCACCTCGCCGGGGGCCAGCACCACCAGTTGCTCCAGGAGGTTGGCCAGCTCACGCACGTTGCCCGGGTAGGGGTAGCGGCACAGGGCTTCCAGGGCCGCGGGAGAAAGGACCTTGTCCGTGGCGCACTTGGCATTGAACTGCTTGAGGAAGTGATGCACCAGCAGGGGGACGTCCTCGCCCCGCTCCCGCAGGGGGGGCAGGTGCAAGGGCACCACCTTGAGGCGGAAGTAGAGGTCTTGGCGGAACTGGTGCTCGGCCACCATGCGGTCCAGGTCGCGGTTGGTGGCCGCGATGATGCGCACGTCGATGCGCCGGGGGGTGGTGGAGCCCACCCGCACCACCTCGTTGTCCTCCAGGAACCGGAGCAGCTTGGCCTGCACGCTCAGCGGCAGCTCACCCACCTCGTCCAAAAGCAGGGTGCCCCCCTGGGCCAGCTCGAAGTAGCCCAGCTTGCCGCTCTCCAGCGCTCCGGTGAAGGCGCCGCGCTCATAGCCGAAAAGCTCGGCCTCGATGAGGTTGGCCGGGATGCCGCCGCAGTCCACCCGTACCAGGGGCCCTTCCTTGCGGGGGGAGGCCTCGTGGATCAGCTTGGCGAACAGCCCCTTGCCCACCCCGGACTCCCCGGCCAGGAGCACGCTGGAGTCCACCTGGGCCACCCGCATGGCGGTGTCAAAGGCGCGCATCATCACCGGAGCGCGCATGATCACCTGGGAGGCCAGGTCTTGGTGCAGATGAATCAAGGAGAGCTCACTGCGGTACTGCTGGGTGAGCAGGCGGCTCTCCTCCAGCTCGGCTTGCAGGCGGTTGAGCTCGGTGAGGTCGCGGGCGTTGATCACCACCAGGCGCACCTCGCCTTCGTCGTTGAACACCGGGGTTCCAGTGACCAAGCACTGGCCGCCGTCGCGCTGGTTCTGCACAAAGGTGACCGGAGCCCGGCTGGCCAGCACCTCCAGGGTGGCCGAGCGGTCGAAAAAGCCCTCGGCCACCAGGTTCTCCACATTGCGCCCCACCAGCTTGTCGGCCCCGAGCCCGGTGCCCTTGGCCGAGGCCGCGTTGACCTTGATCACCTTGCCCACCGCATCGCTGATCCACAGGCCGTCGTGCGAGGACTCGATGATCACGTCCAGTTGCTCGGAAAGCTCCTTGTAGGCGGCCAATTGGTCGGCCAGGCTCTCGTACTCCGACACATCCTGGAAGATGCTGAGCACCCCGATAATCTCGCCGCCGTCGCGGATGGCGGTGCGGTTGGCGATGATGGTGCTTTCGGTTAGGCGCACCTTGCGCCCCACCTGGGGCTGGCCGCTGGCGATGATCCGGCGCATGTCGGCCCAGGCCTCGGTGCTCAGCTCGCCCAGGTGGCGGCCCATCACGTCCTCGAGGGTGAAGCCGGCCAGGGTGCGCGCCGCCTGGTTGTAGACCACGATGAACCCGTCGCGGTCCACCACCACCACGCCGTTGTGCGCCGACTCCAGGAGTTGGCGCAAGGGGGCTATTTGGTCAAAGTCCAAGAGCATACGAGGCTCCGCCGGGTATAAA
This portion of the Desulfarculaceae bacterium genome encodes:
- a CDS encoding ABC transporter substrate-binding protein, whose product is MKKLSLAILALALCLGVIMAGPASAADPIKVGILGPFTGPLAHNASEMKMGMLLALDKVNAGGGINGRPVELIFADTSCKPANGVAAVKKLLTRDEVLVVGGGYCSSVNIATSEICQFEKTPNAVGIAISPTITNRGYEYVFRTCNESSQAIAGSIAWLKEVKRPKTVAFFMENSDYGRDAQKIWEEVCKKEGFKILGSYYFEIGDSDFTTQISNLKKLNPELVFNIASTTEAALIQKQAKELNYVTQWMGAGGHFTQAYFKMTGSVSEYAMGCSMEPTKSMKDPLVAVFVKEYEKKFPGSRPGIFSSQGYDNLMVIADAIKRAGKLGDDLQENRDKVRDALKTTNMTLTQGNIKFGKNGQVHALLAPVLQVKLNKACQPDTEVVFPLDKAAAKYEVPKPWSERRCK
- a CDS encoding pyridoxamine 5'-phosphate oxidase family protein gives rise to the protein MTREMRRKDRAATPEQTQEILAKGDYGVLCTTSAEGQPYGTPLHYCLLEGSLYFHCGLSGQKLDNLAANDRVSFVVVNRCEVMPDEFATLYESAVVFGQCLEVEGAEKQTALEGLLDKYSPEFRAEGLEYTAKVYDKARVYKIAMESVSGKARNAR
- a CDS encoding branched-chain amino acid ABC transporter permease encodes the protein MDGKQKFLAVAGMALCVALPLIITDRYIQHLLVMSLIFVIFSSSWNLITGYAGQLNMGHAAFFGIGAYTSALLAIKLGVSPWIGMFLGGGLAGAAGFLLGIPALRLSGPYLAITTIGFAEILRLVAMNWVGLTRGSLGLYGIPPLPGFWGIRFTSELTFYYVALAATAWALFCFRRLTRSEFGLSLQAMREDETGAQSIGISTNSYKLTVFTISAFFGGFAGALLAHYQRLISPDLLSLGETFQALTMTMIGGLGTLTGPVLGAVLLTFLSEGLRFVEDIVKMDVRLIIYGALLIVTILFMRGGIVGIWDRWRERRGSNGEEA
- a CDS encoding sigma 54-interacting transcriptional regulator, which codes for MLLDFDQIAPLRQLLESAHNGVVVVDRDGFIVVYNQAARTLAGFTLEDVMGRHLGELSTEAWADMRRIIASGQPQVGRKVRLTESTIIANRTAIRDGGEIIGVLSIFQDVSEYESLADQLAAYKELSEQLDVIIESSHDGLWISDAVGKVIKVNAASAKGTGLGADKLVGRNVENLVAEGFFDRSATLEVLASRAPVTFVQNQRDGGQCLVTGTPVFNDEGEVRLVVINARDLTELNRLQAELEESRLLTQQYRSELSLIHLHQDLASQVIMRAPVMMRAFDTAMRVAQVDSSVLLAGESGVGKGLFAKLIHEASPRKEGPLVRVDCGGIPANLIEAELFGYERGAFTGALESGKLGYFELAQGGTLLLDEVGELPLSVQAKLLRFLEDNEVVRVGSTTPRRIDVRIIAATNRDLDRMVAEHQFRQDLYFRLKVVPLHLPPLRERGEDVPLLVHHFLKQFNAKCATDKVLSPAALEALCRYPYPGNVRELANLLEQLVVLAPGEVVDLADLPAGVRRAGGEQTAREGEDQWNLPQAVQRLEQELIAKAIRVFGSQREAARHLGINHSTISRKAKKPPQSIVE
- a CDS encoding branched-chain amino acid ABC transporter permease gives rise to the protein MIVGSVYSLIAVGLTMIFGVMRVSNFAHGDFAMVGAYIAVFVLAWMPGWMGWVGSLLAALAGVGVLGVLVERGVFRPLMTRWTDLDQIMVSIGLFIVMENLAQLFFGATPRMLPDPFHGATADLGLFSTSMMRLLCLAMSLGIIILLQIYLNRARMGVAIQATAQNRKAAQLMGININLIYAVTFALGSALAGLGGVLYGTIFAIYPTMGAVPTLKAFVVTILGGMGNIRGAIFSGFILGVAESLGGAYISMQYKNAIGFVILILVLLIIPHGLFGRSEE
- a CDS encoding ArgE/DapE family deacylase, producing MQKAEEALLEAVGRLSDDIVDFAARLVAEPSTLGNEASVLQVMEQEMVKLGLTPQKVEIDPEALASHPGFGPVPWSYEGRYNVVAVRPADAEGGKSALFNGHLDVVSPEPLGRWERDPFDPLVKDGWLYGRGASDMKGGVAAMTYALAAVQKAGLGLAAPVTLEGVIEEECTGNGALACVLAGYDADAVLIPEPLGQSILTSQVGVCWFKVSLGGVPIHVLDTHGGVNAIEKCYSLIQALRGLEEELNVGSHPGLPEIKHPANFNIGIINGGDWPSTVPAKAEFHCRQGFLPGTSFEEVRSKVEQTIARAAASDPWLASNPPQVEFYGFRSLGHQIPRDQPAFNLISELKTELTGSPAEAAFSTATTDLRAFVHYGKGQATCYGPEGENMHADNERVNIESIMHTAKLYALFLARWCKTVE